The segment CCAACACGATCCCGATCAATTTTCTCTTGCGTATCTCAGCTCGTGTGCTTGGACTCATGGCATAGATCAAACCAATTAGTACCAGTGTGCACCCCAGGCTGATGAGACCCGAATAGGCGAAGATAGCTGTACTCAATTCTTTGATGAATACAGGGATCATAAAAGCAAAAAACGTAAAACTGATGAAGGAATAGACTCCAAACTGTAGGTACTTGTTGGAGATTCTTTTTTTGAGGAACTCATTGGCAACCAGTAGTGCCACAAGAATAATGAAAAAGTAGACGGTCCTAGACAAGGAGACACTCCGAGAAAAATAAACCACATAGGCACTAGACAATGCTCCAAAGAAAAACTGAATCGCCAAGGGAAAGTAGACTTCAAACCGCTCAAGGAAGGTGTTTTTCCATTTGCCATCCTCTGCCAAATTGTACAAGTATAGCGTAGCGGTGAGGCAGGTCATGTGTGAGCACAATACAAAGAGATCATATAGTCGATCAATGCGTCCCAGTGTCAATGAATCAAAAATGAAACCACCTATAAAAAACACAACAGGAGCGTATTTTTGATGTCTGCCGATAAATCTTCGAAATGCACTATCCTTGAACCTTGCCAATGTTTTTCTCATACCGTTCTCTACATGTTGTTGCTTCACACTTACACGCTATTTGTCGTGAAGCTACTTTTTTTAGACGCTAGATTGATAGTATTTAGGTTTTAGACAATAACCTAGCATCCAAATCTAAATACTAACGTCTAATTACTAATATCCAAAAAGCATACCTTTATACATTCATCCCAATTTTAAAATTATATGAAGCAAATCGTCGTAGTGGTTCTTGTGTTGATGTTGAATAGTTGTGACTGGGGAAAGGGGAGTTCTTATGACCCAACCAAAATCCAGCAGGAGTTGGACGAAGAGTTCGGGAAATATGAGGAAGAAGTAAAATCCGAAGACAAGGAATATTACCAAGCCTATAATCAAACACTTTCACTCTGGAATACACCCTATCACGAAGTGCATGTCCCGACCAGTCATGGCAAAGCACATGTCATCGTCAGTGGTCCTAAAAGCGGAGAGCCATTGGTGCTGCTGCACGGAATGAATGCCAGCTCCACGATGTGGTATCCTAATGTAAAGGCGTTGTCTCAGCACTATAGGGTGTATGCCATAGACTATCTGCTCGAACCTGGCAAGTCTCAGATGAACAAAGAAATCGGAGACATGGACGACCTGATGAACTGGTACCATGAGGTGTTTGAAGGATTGAAACTAGAGGAGTTTAGCCTGATTGGTGCATCCGAAGGAGGATGGTTGGCTGTGAGGAATGCCCTTCGTCAGGAATCTCGGGTCAAGCGTTTGATTTTATTGAGTCCTTTGCAGACTTTCATTTGGATTCCACCAGGGTTGAAGATGAGCCACAATATTACCTACTCAATAGCACCTAAGCGAGAAGATTTGCGAGAC is part of the Reichenbachiella agarivorans genome and harbors:
- a CDS encoding DUF2914 domain-containing protein, whose protein sequence is MKQQHVENGMRKTLARFKDSAFRRFIGRHQKYAPVVFFIGGFIFDSLTLGRIDRLYDLFVLCSHMTCLTATLYLYNLAEDGKWKNTFLERFEVYFPLAIQFFFGALSSAYVVYFSRSVSLSRTVYFFIILVALLVANEFLKKRISNKYLQFGVYSFISFTFFAFMIPVFIKELSTAIFAYSGLISLGCTLVLIGLIYAMSPSTRAEIRKRKLIGIVLAVYGTIALFYYFKLIPPVPLALSNGIVAHSIQVENDQYLVTYETDEWHLFWRKHRLKFILKPHENVYIFSSIFAPTSLKKSIFHRWKRYNSETREWVLIEDIGFNITGGRDGGYRGYTYKNNLWNGTWQVEVLTEEGLVLGVIDFEIILSSTLQPKRLVMEKF
- a CDS encoding alpha/beta fold hydrolase, which gives rise to MKQIVVVVLVLMLNSCDWGKGSSYDPTKIQQELDEEFGKYEEEVKSEDKEYYQAYNQTLSLWNTPYHEVHVPTSHGKAHVIVSGPKSGEPLVLLHGMNASSTMWYPNVKALSQHYRVYAIDYLLEPGKSQMNKEIGDMDDLMNWYHEVFEGLKLEEFSLIGASEGGWLAVRNALRQESRVKRLILLSPLQTFIWIPPGLKMSHNITYSIAPKREDLRDVLSTMSTQVDEMEQAYIDQYFIATQIAEKRLLMFKMTPFSDDELKSLTMPILVLIGDQDIVNKEKSLENAKELLPKVETGTIKDAGHFLSMDQPKIVNKWMLEFLKANSIE